The following coding sequences lie in one Deltaproteobacteria bacterium genomic window:
- a CDS encoding LLM class flavin-dependent oxidoreductase has protein sequence MFLMRFTERAYVAYSADDVKNSFRSAVRLTFPNSHFNPALGADMYNEYLDEYEYSDEIGFDGLMLNEHHNTPTCLGAAMNLEAAILARTTKNAKIVLLGNPLPIFENPIRLAEELAEIDMISRGRLVSGFVRGTGIESWATNTNPVHNRERFQEAHDLVIKTWTTPGPFRWEGKHYQFRVVNPFERPLQQPHPPVWIPGVGSPETIVWCAQHHYPYVYLETDPQVTLDLMNLYANAAREVGYEPGPQNFGYLVRVHVQDTDEKAYEVGEGFLVGNAGVGRLPLPGDFMAPPGYNSREATKSLIEQYRHSARPDPLYGGVDAAGWDKVVESNRVIIGNPDTVVKKLRQVLTALRPGVLGIWTNDGTISHKDTMRCLQLLGKEVMPALREMGKELNLPGPFEQAP, from the coding sequence ATGTTTTTAATGCGCTTCACCGAGCGGGCCTATGTCGCCTACTCTGCCGATGATGTGAAGAATAGTTTCCGTAGCGCCGTGCGCCTGACGTTTCCGAACTCGCATTTCAATCCGGCCCTGGGTGCGGATATGTACAATGAATACTTGGACGAGTACGAGTACTCCGACGAGATCGGCTTCGATGGGTTGATGCTCAACGAGCATCACAACACGCCGACCTGTCTGGGTGCGGCCATGAACCTGGAAGCCGCTATCCTGGCCCGCACGACCAAGAACGCCAAAATCGTCCTGCTGGGCAATCCACTGCCTATTTTCGAGAATCCCATTCGTCTTGCCGAGGAGCTGGCGGAGATCGATATGATCTCGCGCGGGCGTTTGGTATCCGGGTTTGTGCGCGGCACCGGCATCGAGAGTTGGGCCACCAACACCAACCCGGTGCATAACCGCGAGCGCTTCCAAGAGGCGCATGATCTTGTCATCAAAACCTGGACCACACCTGGGCCTTTTCGTTGGGAAGGCAAGCATTACCAGTTTCGTGTCGTCAACCCTTTCGAGCGTCCGCTTCAGCAGCCTCACCCCCCGGTCTGGATTCCCGGTGTCGGCAGTCCGGAAACCATTGTGTGGTGCGCGCAGCATCACTATCCCTACGTCTATTTAGAGACCGATCCCCAGGTGACGCTCGACCTCATGAATCTTTACGCCAATGCCGCGCGTGAAGTTGGCTATGAGCCCGGCCCGCAGAACTTCGGCTATCTGGTGCGCGTGCACGTGCAAGACACGGACGAGAAAGCTTACGAAGTCGGCGAAGGCTTCCTGGTCGGCAATGCCGGCGTCGGTCGTCTGCCGCTGCCCGGCGATTTCATGGCCCCTCCGGGATACAACTCGCGCGAAGCCACCAAGAGTCTGATTGAGCAGTATCGCCACTCGGCGCGGCCAGATCCGCTCTACGGCGGCGTGGACGCAGCCGGCTGGGACAAGGTGGTGGAGAGCAACCGCGTCATCATCGGCAACCCGGACACGGTCGTCAAAAAGCTACGTCAGGTGCTGACCGCGCTGCGACCCGGCGTTCTCGGCATTTGGACTAATGACGGCACCATCAGTCACAAGGACACGATGCGGTGTCTGCAACTGTTAGGCAAAGAAGTGATGCCGGCGTTGCGCGAGATGGGGAAAGAACTCAACCTTCCCGGGCCTTTCGAGCAGGCGCCATAG
- the minC gene encoding septum site-determining protein MinC — MELFTIKGLKAGPTFLFHDQAPFQDVLQAVTDELARAQGFFRDSPVVLFFGDRLLQKEDWWKLKELLLGEGLLLRYAVATSPASRELLYKEGLPVRDSLAAPLLDQKTSPPAQLKSADTLYMRRGLRGGQKEVCDGDVIVMGDVNQGAEILAGGDVVVVGTLRGMVHAGYPDNKDAVVVALNLTPLQLRIGTMIARADDDQNNRRVSRPEIARVKDDHIMIEPYQGKL; from the coding sequence GTGGAACTGTTCACCATCAAAGGGCTCAAAGCCGGGCCGACTTTCTTGTTTCATGATCAGGCGCCTTTTCAAGATGTGCTGCAAGCCGTGACGGACGAACTTGCGCGCGCGCAAGGTTTCTTTCGCGATTCGCCGGTGGTGCTGTTTTTCGGCGACCGCCTTCTTCAGAAAGAAGACTGGTGGAAACTGAAAGAACTCTTGCTGGGCGAGGGGCTCTTGTTGCGCTATGCCGTGGCCACGTCGCCCGCAAGTCGTGAACTGTTGTACAAAGAAGGCTTACCGGTGCGCGATAGTTTAGCCGCGCCGCTACTGGACCAGAAAACGTCGCCACCGGCACAGCTCAAGAGCGCCGATACCCTATACATGCGACGCGGTCTACGCGGCGGCCAAAAAGAGGTCTGCGATGGCGATGTGATCGTGATGGGAGATGTAAATCAAGGAGCGGAAATTCTCGCGGGCGGGGATGTGGTCGTGGTGGGTACGCTCCGGGGCATGGTCCATGCGGGCTATCCGGACAACAAAGACGCGGTGGTGGTCGCGCTCAATCTCACTCCCTTACAACTCCGCATTGGCACTATGATCGCCAGGGCGGATGACGACCAAAACAATCGACGCGTCTCGCGCCCGGAAATCGCACGGGTCAAAGACGACCACATCATGATCGAACCCTATCAAGGAAAGCTATAG
- a CDS encoding class I SAM-dependent methyltransferase, with product MAESELLRITARTLADYEESGESFWRGTKGHDVSQNIAALLRHIEGTPPFAILDFGCGPGRDLQTLRELGHAPVGVDGTARFVEMARVYSGCEVWCQDFLKLALPPERFDGVFANASLFHVPRQELPRVLDELRNCLTPRGVLFSSNPRGQNEEGWSGGRYGVWHDYASWRDVLTGVGFDELEHYYRPPGVPRAQQPWLASVWRKTAA from the coding sequence TTGGCAGAGTCAGAGCTGCTCCGGATTACGGCCAGAACGCTTGCCGACTACGAGGAGTCCGGGGAGAGCTTTTGGCGGGGCACCAAAGGGCACGACGTCAGCCAAAACATCGCCGCCCTCTTACGCCATATCGAGGGGACACCACCTTTCGCCATCCTCGACTTCGGCTGTGGTCCAGGTCGTGACTTACAGACATTGCGCGAGTTGGGGCATGCGCCGGTTGGCGTAGATGGCACCGCGCGTTTCGTGGAGATGGCTCGCGTCTACAGCGGCTGCGAGGTCTGGTGCCAGGATTTTCTGAAGCTGGCATTGCCGCCAGAGCGCTTCGATGGCGTGTTCGCTAACGCCTCGCTCTTCCATGTTCCGCGCCAAGAGCTGCCGCGCGTACTCGACGAGCTGCGCAATTGCCTCACGCCCCGAGGCGTACTTTTTTCTTCCAATCCGCGCGGACAAAACGAGGAAGGCTGGAGTGGGGGACGGTATGGAGTGTGGCACGATTACGCCTCATGGCGTGACGTTCTCACCGGTGTCGGATTCGATGAACTCGAACATTACTACCGCCCGCCTGGAGTGCCGCGCGCGCAGCAGCCCTGGCTGGCCAGCGTGTGGCGGAAAACCGCCGCGTAG
- a CDS encoding DUF433 domain-containing protein has protein sequence MTNENLLSRITVDPDICHGKPCLRGLRYPVETILEYLAGGDSVEDLLAEFPDLEREDILACLELSRRMLTVKSVHLALT, from the coding sequence ATGACGAACGAGAATCTGCTTTCACGCATCACGGTTGATCCAGACATTTGCCACGGAAAGCCTTGCCTGCGCGGATTGCGCTACCCGGTGGAAACCATTCTGGAATACTTGGCTGGCGGCGATTCGGTGGAGGACTTGTTGGCGGAGTTTCCTGACCTGGAGCGGGAAGACATTCTCGCCTGCCTGGAGCTTTCGCGACGGATGCTGACGGTCAAGAGCGTGCATCTGGCACTGACATGA
- the minE gene encoding cell division topological specificity factor MinE has protein sequence MAWTLVQKLFGAKGSKGEAKNRLQVVLVYDRLGLSSEQMDALRKDIMETISRHIAIDQEGVKIDFQHKQSPAEVVINAPVRRRAAS, from the coding sequence ATGGCATGGACACTCGTACAAAAATTATTCGGCGCAAAAGGCAGCAAAGGGGAAGCCAAGAATCGCCTGCAAGTTGTCCTGGTCTACGATCGTCTTGGCCTTTCGTCCGAGCAGATGGACGCCCTGCGCAAAGACATCATGGAAACCATCAGCCGCCACATCGCCATCGACCAGGAAGGCGTGAAAATCGACTTTCAGCACAAGCAGTCTCCGGCTGAGGTCGTCATCAATGCCCCAGTCCGACGGCGCGCAGCCAGCTAA
- the hflK gene encoding FtsH protease activity modulator HflK: MERQPSYGDNPLANELIQRLEELKNSLQQFVNGKGAWVIAALLLLLWLGSGLYVVGPGERGVVLLFGEATDQTEPGLRYHLPWPVQSHEIVDISQVRRAEVGFRTVAQETQSRDTRGDARTVPREALMLTGDENIVELQFFVQYRIHDPFKFLFGASDPEGILHTSAEVALRSAVGRNTIDYTMTDGRVEVQEQAKSALQELLDAYRTGLLVSEARLLVVDPPREVRDAFHDVVRALEDRDRLVKEADGYREGVVPNARGEAAQVLQQAEGYKAQRVIRAQGDASRFLGVLTEYQKAKAITRDRLYLESVERVMPTMEKFILDSGARGGVLPLLPLKGLVASPTLAASEKTPPTNESKR, encoded by the coding sequence ATGGAGAGACAACCAAGTTATGGAGACAATCCTCTCGCCAATGAACTGATTCAGCGACTAGAGGAGCTGAAAAACTCGTTACAACAGTTTGTCAACGGAAAAGGAGCGTGGGTCATTGCCGCCCTTCTCCTGCTGCTGTGGCTGGGGTCAGGTTTGTATGTGGTGGGTCCGGGGGAGCGCGGGGTCGTGCTCTTGTTCGGTGAGGCGACGGACCAAACCGAGCCAGGGTTGCGCTATCACCTGCCCTGGCCCGTCCAAAGTCACGAGATTGTCGATATTTCCCAGGTGCGCCGCGCGGAAGTGGGGTTTCGCACCGTTGCGCAGGAGACCCAGAGTCGCGACACCAGAGGCGATGCCCGCACAGTTCCGAGAGAGGCGTTGATGCTCACCGGCGATGAAAACATCGTCGAGCTACAATTCTTTGTCCAATACCGTATTCACGATCCATTCAAGTTTCTTTTTGGAGCGAGCGACCCCGAGGGGATTCTTCATACCTCGGCAGAGGTCGCGTTGCGCAGCGCGGTGGGGCGCAACACTATCGACTACACTATGACCGATGGCCGGGTGGAAGTGCAGGAGCAGGCCAAGAGCGCCCTTCAGGAACTCCTGGACGCCTATCGGACCGGCTTGCTGGTGAGTGAAGCCCGGCTGCTGGTCGTCGATCCTCCCAGGGAAGTGCGTGATGCGTTTCATGACGTTGTCCGCGCCTTGGAGGACCGCGACCGACTCGTGAAGGAAGCCGACGGCTACCGAGAAGGGGTGGTGCCCAACGCCCGGGGAGAGGCCGCGCAGGTCCTGCAGCAAGCCGAAGGGTACAAAGCCCAGCGAGTGATTCGCGCGCAGGGAGACGCATCCCGCTTTCTCGGCGTCTTGACGGAATACCAGAAAGCGAAAGCCATCACCCGAGATCGCCTCTATCTGGAGAGCGTGGAGCGCGTCATGCCAACGATGGAGAAGTTCATTCTCGACAGTGGCGCGCGCGGAGGCGTGTTGCCGTTGTTGCCTCTCAAGGGGCTGGTCGCTTCGCCGACTCTAGCAGCGTCGGAAAAAACACCACCCACCAATGAAAGTAAAAGGTAA
- a CDS encoding type II toxin-antitoxin system VapC family toxin, giving the protein MSGILFDTNVLLDIATADATWLGWSEGQFRAAATQGPILINPIIYTELAPAFATQSALDGWLDPAIFQWLPLPYAAGWLAAQAFVKYRRAGGTKNSPLPDFYIGAHAEAEGLTLATRDAARYRTYFPSVSLITP; this is encoded by the coding sequence ATGAGCGGAATTCTTTTCGACACCAACGTGCTGCTCGACATCGCCACTGCGGATGCGACTTGGCTCGGATGGTCGGAAGGGCAGTTTCGCGCTGCCGCCACACAAGGGCCGATTCTTATCAATCCGATCATTTATACCGAACTTGCACCGGCCTTCGCCACGCAGTCGGCTCTCGACGGCTGGCTCGATCCGGCGATCTTTCAGTGGCTCCCGCTGCCCTACGCTGCCGGTTGGCTGGCCGCGCAAGCTTTCGTGAAATACCGGCGCGCAGGCGGCACGAAAAATTCACCGTTACCCGACTTCTACATTGGTGCGCATGCCGAAGCCGAGGGGTTGACGCTTGCAACCCGCGACGCTGCACGCTATCGGACTTATTTTCCCAGCGTCTCGCTCATCACTCCCTAG
- a CDS encoding nitroreductase family deazaflavin-dependent oxidoreductase, whose product MRDLQALNRESVVELTVTGRKSGKPHTVKIWFAADREKVYVTSGRGLGAQWIKNLQKNPQVTLRIGTATLKGTASWREGPEVRATIFPLFFRKYFSARIFSWVLGWYKQEFAFEITPEED is encoded by the coding sequence ATGCGCGATTTACAGGCGCTGAACCGAGAGTCTGTAGTGGAATTAACGGTGACTGGACGAAAGAGCGGGAAACCGCACACCGTCAAGATTTGGTTTGCTGCCGACCGGGAGAAAGTCTACGTCACCTCCGGGCGAGGGCTGGGGGCACAGTGGATCAAAAACCTGCAAAAGAATCCGCAGGTGACTCTGAGGATCGGCACGGCGACGCTCAAAGGGACTGCCTCGTGGCGTGAAGGACCAGAGGTCAGAGCGACAATTTTTCCTTTGTTCTTCCGGAAGTATTTTTCCGCGCGTATCTTTAGCTGGGTGTTGGGATGGTATAAGCAAGAATTCGCCTTCGAGATTACACCGGAAGAAGACTAG
- a CDS encoding alpha/beta hydrolase, producing MTQEHFQEDFMDLAGASLHYFQGGQGAPLVVLHSVEGNLGWRPYLERLAQQYTVYAPTLPGFGRSERPPWLESFADLTRYTLWLVEALGLQRTALLGHGTGGWLAAEMAVSCPQLVERLILVDAAGVRPQHGEITDIFLHGHEASRRMSFFDPEKTPEYEALFSRRLPPEEREINVKNQEAAIRYCWKPYMHDPVLPFLLPRLQVPALIVWGKEDRIIPLECGSLYQQALKNSRLAVIEQCGHYPQLEKTEEFVRLVQEK from the coding sequence ATGACGCAAGAACATTTCCAAGAAGATTTTATGGACCTCGCGGGCGCGAGCCTGCATTATTTCCAAGGCGGCCAAGGCGCGCCGCTGGTTGTCCTCCATAGCGTGGAGGGCAATCTAGGCTGGCGTCCCTATCTCGAACGATTGGCGCAGCAATACACGGTCTATGCCCCGACGCTGCCTGGCTTCGGTCGCTCGGAACGTCCGCCTTGGTTGGAAAGCTTCGCGGATCTGACACGCTATACCCTCTGGTTAGTGGAAGCTCTTGGTCTGCAACGCACCGCGTTGCTTGGGCATGGCACAGGCGGGTGGCTGGCGGCGGAAATGGCGGTCTCGTGTCCACAGTTGGTGGAGCGCCTCATCCTGGTGGACGCCGCTGGTGTCCGCCCGCAACACGGAGAGATCACCGACATTTTCCTCCACGGCCACGAGGCCTCGCGGCGGATGTCGTTCTTCGACCCGGAGAAGACACCAGAGTATGAAGCCCTGTTCAGCCGGAGACTTCCGCCAGAAGAGCGAGAAATCAACGTCAAGAATCAAGAAGCTGCTATTCGCTATTGTTGGAAGCCCTATATGCATGACCCGGTGTTGCCGTTCCTGCTGCCACGTCTACAGGTGCCAGCGCTCATCGTGTGGGGCAAAGAAGATCGGATTATTCCGCTCGAATGTGGATCGCTTTACCAACAAGCGTTGAAAAATTCGCGCCTCGCCGTCATCGAACAGTGCGGCCATTACCCTCAGCTCGAAAAGACTGAAGAGTTTGTCCGCCTCGTACAAGAGAAATAA
- a CDS encoding alpha/beta hydrolase produces MPLHPQVKTVLDLMTAAGPPLHHLTPQAARQAILAMRATTGESERVAKVEDRTYRAAAGHLPVRIYTPDGNGPFPVLVYFHGGGWVVGSVDIVDASCRALANQAGCLVMSASYRLAPENKFPAAAEDAYAAIQWAALNAASLNGDPSRLAVAGESAGANLAAVAAIMAQERGTPQMALQLLLYPVMNHDFTTQSCKENAEGYFLTTEMMQWFWKQYLNSDADGENPYASPLRVKRLQNMTPAAIYTAEFDPLRDEGAAYAAKLREAGIPVTYKCQAGLIHGYMGMANAVEPARQARDDAAAALRAAFAK; encoded by the coding sequence ATGCCGTTACATCCGCAGGTTAAAACCGTTCTCGATCTGATGACCGCCGCCGGACCGCCGCTGCACCATCTGACACCACAGGCAGCGCGGCAGGCGATCCTGGCCATGCGCGCCACCACAGGCGAATCCGAACGCGTCGCCAAAGTGGAAGACCGCACCTATCGCGCCGCCGCCGGACATCTGCCCGTACGCATTTATACGCCGGACGGCAACGGGCCGTTTCCGGTCCTGGTCTACTTCCATGGCGGCGGGTGGGTGGTCGGTAGTGTGGACATCGTTGACGCTTCGTGTCGCGCGCTCGCCAATCAGGCGGGATGTCTGGTGATGTCGGCCAGCTACCGCCTGGCACCGGAGAATAAATTCCCTGCCGCTGCAGAAGACGCCTATGCCGCGATACAGTGGGCGGCGCTCAACGCCGCTTCCCTGAACGGCGATCCGTCGCGCCTCGCCGTCGCCGGAGAAAGCGCGGGTGCCAATCTCGCCGCCGTCGCCGCCATCATGGCGCAAGAACGTGGGACCCCGCAGATGGCGTTGCAATTGTTGCTGTACCCGGTGATGAATCACGACTTCACCACCCAGTCGTGCAAGGAGAACGCGGAAGGCTATTTCCTCACCACGGAAATGATGCAGTGGTTCTGGAAGCAATACCTCAACAGCGACGCCGACGGCGAGAACCCCTATGCCTCGCCGCTGCGCGTCAAACGCTTACAAAACATGACCCCGGCTGCCATTTACACGGCGGAGTTCGATCCGCTACGCGACGAAGGCGCGGCCTACGCGGCGAAACTCCGCGAAGCGGGCATTCCGGTCACCTACAAATGTCAGGCAGGGCTCATCCACGGCTATATGGGCATGGCCAATGCCGTCGAGCCGGCGCGACAAGCGCGCGATGACGCCGCCGCCGCGTTACGTGCGGCGTTTGCGAAATAG
- the minD gene encoding septum site-determining protein MinD yields MGGRAIVVTSGKGGVGKTTATANLGLGLAREDRKVVMIDGDIGLRNLDLIMGLENRIVYHLLDVVRGRCQVRKALIKDKRFPNLSLLPASQVDRKEDISPEQMRDLTAQLKEDFDFVLIDCPAGIEQGFRNAIAGADEAILITTPEVSPVRDADRVIGLLQHSVGDPRLIINRMNPEMVRKEQMLNQSDVLEILAVPLLGIVPEDDEVVVAGNCGAPVVLNERSQSGQAYRRIVQRILGEDVPIPELNGNVGFIQRLGKLFFGR; encoded by the coding sequence ATGGGCGGACGAGCGATCGTTGTCACCTCAGGTAAAGGAGGTGTCGGAAAAACCACCGCGACGGCGAACCTTGGCCTCGGTCTGGCCAGAGAGGACCGCAAGGTTGTCATGATCGACGGAGACATCGGTCTGCGCAACCTCGATCTCATCATGGGGCTGGAAAACCGGATCGTCTATCATCTGCTCGATGTGGTGCGCGGACGCTGCCAAGTGCGTAAGGCCTTAATCAAAGACAAACGCTTTCCCAATCTCTCCTTGCTCCCGGCCTCGCAGGTGGACCGCAAGGAAGACATCAGTCCCGAACAAATGCGCGATCTGACCGCGCAATTAAAAGAAGATTTCGATTTCGTTTTGATCGATTGCCCAGCCGGCATCGAACAAGGGTTTCGCAATGCCATCGCCGGGGCCGACGAGGCGATTCTCATCACGACTCCGGAAGTCTCTCCTGTGCGCGACGCGGACCGCGTCATCGGCCTGCTGCAACACTCCGTGGGCGACCCGCGCCTCATCATCAACCGCATGAATCCCGAGATGGTCAGGAAAGAGCAAATGCTCAATCAGAGCGATGTCTTGGAAATCCTCGCCGTCCCGCTGCTCGGCATCGTGCCGGAGGACGATGAGGTCGTAGTCGCCGGGAACTGCGGGGCGCCGGTCGTCCTCAACGAGCGCTCTCAGTCGGGGCAGGCATATCGACGGATCGTGCAACGCATTCTTGGCGAGGACGTACCGATTCCCGAACTGAACGGCAATGTCGGTTTCATTCAGCGGCTCGGCAAACTCTTCTTTGGGAGATAA
- a CDS encoding enoyl-CoA hydratase/isomerase family protein, translating into MTTYPNLLVDKQDGIVTLTLNRPESLNAMTVDMGDEFAQLVQELKQDADARVLILTGAGRAFCAGGAKGNLQSRTSGDATRNTEPPKVFYNRFLSLRQLEIPTIAAINGHAVGAGFCVALACDMRIAAADAKMGLNFVRLGIHPGMAGTYTTPRIVGMAKACEVIFTGKLYSGEEACTLGLVNRVVPTGKALDEALSLAREIAANAPIAVRLAKKALYKNDADLLDAAIEIESEYQAYTWTTEDAKEGVTAMTEKRTPKFRGK; encoded by the coding sequence ATGACGACCTATCCCAACCTCCTTGTCGATAAACAGGATGGCATTGTCACGTTGACGCTGAACCGTCCGGAGAGTCTCAACGCCATGACCGTGGACATGGGAGACGAGTTCGCGCAATTGGTGCAAGAACTCAAGCAAGATGCGGACGCGCGCGTGCTCATCCTCACCGGCGCAGGGCGGGCGTTCTGTGCGGGAGGTGCCAAAGGCAATTTACAAAGCCGCACCTCCGGCGACGCGACCCGCAACACTGAACCGCCGAAAGTCTTTTACAACCGCTTCCTCTCTTTACGGCAGCTCGAAATTCCCACCATCGCCGCGATCAATGGGCACGCGGTCGGAGCCGGATTCTGCGTCGCCTTGGCGTGCGATATGCGCATCGCAGCAGCAGACGCCAAGATGGGGCTCAACTTCGTTCGTCTCGGCATTCACCCAGGCATGGCCGGCACGTACACAACCCCACGGATCGTCGGCATGGCCAAAGCCTGCGAAGTGATCTTCACCGGCAAGCTGTATAGCGGAGAAGAAGCCTGCACACTGGGTTTGGTGAACCGCGTCGTACCCACAGGCAAAGCGCTGGACGAAGCTCTGTCACTAGCGCGCGAGATTGCAGCCAACGCTCCCATCGCCGTGCGTCTCGCCAAGAAAGCGCTCTATAAGAACGACGCCGACCTGCTCGACGCCGCGATCGAAATCGAGTCGGAATATCAAGCGTACACCTGGACGACGGAAGACGCCAAAGAAGGCGTCACCGCGATGACGGAAAAACGGACGCCGAAGTTTCGGGGGAAGTGA
- a CDS encoding AAA family ATPase: MRERQAPPAAGHDEFTLKGFRRIHAMYEEFYGFRDNPFRLTPDPDYLFLSTNHQEALGHLLFGVREGSGVVVITGEIGAGKTMLLRTLVRNLDSNTIVAYIFNPALSAVELLQTINADLGLPSSSTSKKELIEALNRFLLDQQAAGRRVVVIVDEAQDLEPSVLEQLRLLSNLETERAKLLQIMLVGQPELRDILARPDLAQLDQRVTLRWHLGPLNEEETKSYVRHRVRVAADGRELVHFSADALTTVYRISHGIPRLVNILCHRALLIGYTREERRIEREAIRQAAKELGREEPSFAFQFPRFLSSPAAVGVLVLLAAAMLAFASTHGWLFFPRSQTNKAPVAITQTPPAQSAPPATNAKATTPTDQQTAPTEAVAATAPAPAAPSTGEPLSQPASLSPSTSVATPTPPASTPGETAAMASPGQEEGDQKFFQALQQKTAVDSAVQATDALLRAWSGKALQGEEWRSGTMDLSAIAKTRRLEYLPLNSAFNLLSLLDLPAILELTTPANHEPRFALLVGITDGRCRFLLDREWEVPMSVLTEHWFGKAHLFWKDFENVGAPLGVGSVGQQVKRLYRLLAQTPGGNVQLSPDTRLDTYSRKTEDLVARFQKSRRLTPDGVVGPQTMITLYNAVSGYSRPSLTVSPPSSPGRETEAHTSQDTPSHSREHAHEHNS, translated from the coding sequence ATGCGGGAGAGGCAGGCCCCTCCTGCCGCAGGGCACGATGAATTTACACTGAAGGGCTTCCGTCGTATTCACGCTATGTATGAGGAATTTTACGGGTTCCGCGACAATCCCTTCCGATTAACCCCGGACCCCGACTATCTTTTTCTGAGCACGAATCACCAAGAAGCCCTGGGCCATCTGTTGTTCGGCGTCAGAGAAGGCAGCGGGGTCGTAGTCATCACCGGCGAAATCGGCGCGGGCAAGACGATGCTTCTGCGCACGCTCGTCCGCAACCTCGACAGCAACACCATCGTCGCCTACATCTTCAATCCCGCGCTGTCGGCAGTGGAGCTGTTGCAGACTATCAATGCGGACCTCGGTCTCCCGTCTTCCTCAACCAGTAAGAAAGAACTCATCGAGGCGCTCAATCGTTTCTTGCTCGATCAGCAAGCCGCAGGACGCCGTGTCGTCGTGATCGTGGATGAGGCGCAGGACCTTGAGCCCAGTGTCCTGGAGCAGCTCCGTCTGCTCTCGAATCTCGAAACCGAGCGGGCAAAACTGCTGCAAATCATGCTGGTGGGCCAGCCCGAGCTGCGCGACATTTTGGCTCGCCCCGACCTCGCCCAGCTCGACCAGCGGGTCACGCTGCGGTGGCATCTGGGACCGCTCAACGAAGAAGAGACCAAGTCGTATGTCCGCCATCGCGTTCGCGTGGCCGCCGATGGTCGGGAACTGGTGCATTTTTCCGCCGATGCGCTGACGACGGTGTACCGCATCTCTCATGGCATTCCACGTCTCGTGAACATTCTTTGCCATCGCGCTCTGCTCATTGGCTATACCCGAGAGGAACGGCGCATCGAGCGTGAGGCGATCCGCCAAGCTGCCAAAGAACTGGGTCGCGAAGAGCCGAGTTTTGCCTTTCAGTTTCCTCGCTTCCTTTCTTCGCCGGCAGCGGTAGGAGTACTGGTGCTGCTAGCTGCGGCCATGCTCGCCTTCGCTTCCACTCACGGGTGGCTCTTCTTTCCTCGCTCCCAAACAAACAAAGCGCCTGTAGCCATTACGCAAACACCACCCGCGCAATCCGCCCCACCGGCCACGAACGCCAAAGCGACGACACCTACCGACCAGCAAACAGCGCCAACTGAAGCGGTAGCAGCCACAGCCCCTGCTCCTGCCGCGCCAAGTACCGGAGAGCCGCTCTCCCAGCCGGCCTCTCTCTCTCCTTCTACGTCTGTGGCAACGCCAACGCCTCCGGCCTCGACACCAGGGGAAACCGCCGCTATGGCTTCGCCCGGGCAAGAAGAGGGAGACCAGAAGTTCTTCCAAGCGCTCCAGCAGAAAACGGCGGTCGATAGCGCCGTCCAAGCAACGGATGCTTTGCTCCGGGCCTGGAGCGGCAAGGCGCTCCAAGGTGAAGAGTGGCGTAGCGGCACGATGGACCTGAGCGCCATCGCCAAGACACGACGCCTGGAATACCTGCCGCTCAACAGCGCGTTCAATTTACTGTCGTTGCTCGATCTTCCCGCGATCCTGGAACTCACCACACCCGCGAATCATGAGCCGCGCTTTGCCCTCCTTGTCGGTATTACCGATGGCCGCTGCCGGTTTCTCTTGGACCGCGAATGGGAAGTGCCGATGTCGGTGCTCACCGAGCATTGGTTCGGAAAAGCGCATCTCTTTTGGAAAGATTTCGAGAATGTCGGGGCTCCGCTCGGAGTCGGCAGCGTCGGGCAACAAGTCAAACGACTCTATCGGTTGCTTGCTCAGACGCCGGGCGGCAACGTCCAACTCTCGCCCGACACGCGGTTGGATACCTACAGTCGCAAAACTGAAGACCTCGTGGCTCGGTTTCAGAAGAGCCGACGCCTCACTCCCGATGGCGTCGTCGGCCCGCAAACGATGATCACGCTGTACAATGCGGTGAGTGGGTATTCGCGACCGAGCCTGACCGTGTCGCCGCCTTCTTCTCCGGGCCGTGAGACAGAGGCACACACGTCGCAGGATACACCCAGTCACAGCCGGGAACACGCTCATGAGCACAATTCTTGA